A single region of the Xiphias gladius isolate SHS-SW01 ecotype Sanya breed wild chromosome 17, ASM1685928v1, whole genome shotgun sequence genome encodes:
- the fam114a2 gene encoding protein FAM114A2 has protein sequence MSDSEATAAEGPEVAPEIQDAPPAETPDSSSSTTPDISTDVAPTRKARRRPDSKSEAKVEETPKVEKQPPKTSSDSTVSQGGWGYWGSWGKSILSTATATVATVGQGLTQVIEKAETSLGIPNPTELSAQVDEEQKQQVSSPAADTSSETDKAVGDGPSAVGGAMGMLSSLTSVVQSTGKTVITGGLDALEFIGKKTMDVIAEGDPGFKKTKGLMNRNSTLSQVLREAKEREELQTAEKEASDPEKKVVAHYGMLFDEFQGLSHLEALEILSRESESKVKSVLTTLSGDEVVQLRAELEDIKDSFSLVEFDDEEVDENKDEDGTGFEKELSKALEGLSVSTTADKLSKACKTASGQIADMTQREKEGEESEEVIQKRLSVEEVHAAAIRSLAELTARSIELFHKLAEMILFSNGSTEASLLSQLTVVLCKEISLLSKKFTSCLTTAGSTEKGDVLNPLITGVFLEASNSASYIQDAFQLLMPILEISHIQRRAESAEQ, from the exons ATGTCAGACAGCGAAGCCACAGCAGCGGAGGGTCCAGAGGTGGCACCTGAGATTCAGGATGCCCCTCCCGCCGAGACTCCCGACAGCTCCTCGTCGACCACGCCTGACATCTCGACTGACGTGGCCCCGACGAGGAAAGCCAGGAGGAGACCGGATTCCAAATCTGAAGCCAAAGTTGAGGAGACGCCGAAAGTAGAGAAGCAGCCGCCAAAg ACATCCAGTGACTCCACTGTGTCTCAGGGTGGTTGGGGATACTGGGGCAGCTGGGGAAAATCCATCTTATCCACAGCAACAGCTACTGTGGCCACTGTGG GCCAAGGCCTCACTCAGGTGATCGAGAAGGCTGAGACGTCGCTGGGAATCCCCAATCCGACTGAGCTGTCGGCGCAGGTGGACGAAGAACAGAAACAGCAGG TTTCTTCTCCTGCAGCTGATACCAGCAGTGAGACGGACAAAGCAGTGGGAGATGGACCGTCAGCAGTGGGAGGCGCAATGGGAATGTTGTCATCGCTCACCAGCGTCGTCCAGAGCACA GGCAAGACAGTGATAACAGGCGGTCTGGATGCTCTGGAGTTCATCGGGAAGAAGACGATGGATGTGATAGCAGAAGGTGATCCCGGCTTTAAGAAGACCAAAGGACTGATGAACAGGAACTCCACTCTGTCTCAG gtGTTGAGAGAAGCGAAGGAGCGAGAGGAGCTgcagacagcagagaaagaggcgTCGGATCCCGAGAAGAAGGTGGTCGCTCACTACGGGATGCTGTTTGATGAATTTCAGGGTCTGTCACACCTCGAGGCTCTGGAGATTTTGTCGAGGGAGAGCGAGTCTAAG gTCAAGTCGGTGCTGACCACCCTATCAGGAGATGAAGTGGTTCAACTCAGAGCAGAGCTGGAAGATATCAAGGATTCGTTCTCCCTGGTCGAGTTTGATGATGAGGAAGTTGACGAGAATAAAG ATGAAGACGGCACAGGCTTTGAGAAGGAGTTATCGAAGGCCTTGGAGGGTCTCAGTGTCTCCACCACAGCCGACAAACTCAGCAAA GCCTGTAAGACGGCCTCCGGCCAGATCGCTGACATGACCCAGCGAGAGAAGGAAGGGGAAGAGAGCGAGGAGGTCATCCAGAAAAGGCTCTCCGTAGAG GAGGTTCACGCTGCAGCCATCAGGAGTCTGGCGGAGCTGACGGCTCGATCCATCGAGCTCTTCCACAAACTGGCTGAGATGATCCTCTTCTCCAACGGCAGCACAGAGGCCAGCCTCCTGTCGCA GTTAACTGTTGTTTTGTGTAAAGAAATCTCCCTGCTCTCCAAGAAGTTCACCTCATGCTTAACAACTGCAGGG TCAACTGAGAAGGGAGATGTCCTCAACCCGCTGATAACAGGAGTCTTTTTAGAG GCGTCCAACAGTGCTTCTTACATCCAGGATGCTTTCCAGCTTCTCATGCCCATACTGGAGATTTCCCACATCCAGAGGAGAGCCGAATCCGCAGAGCAGTGA